One stretch of Niallia sp. XMNu-256 DNA includes these proteins:
- a CDS encoding helix-hairpin-helix domain-containing protein, with protein MKKIVQQNKLVMFIGFLVIGAIVVYYIVGVDHNKTSSMLNNDWMEQESLEENETDQSPLAVEEKIVVDVKGAVHSPGVYECQPGDRVKDVIERAGGLLEHADQNSINLAMKLEDEMVLYFPVVGEEIIDVTNGRGIGVEKGDGKININKASQSELQTLTGIGPSKADAIIEFREQNGPFKAIEDLKKISGIGEKTFEKLKDEISI; from the coding sequence ATGAAAAAGATTGTCCAACAAAACAAGTTAGTCATGTTTATTGGTTTCCTGGTAATTGGTGCGATTGTTGTCTATTACATAGTGGGAGTCGATCACAATAAAACAAGTTCAATGTTGAATAATGATTGGATGGAACAAGAATCTTTAGAGGAAAATGAAACCGATCAAAGTCCATTAGCTGTAGAGGAAAAAATTGTAGTTGATGTTAAAGGGGCCGTCCATTCCCCAGGAGTTTATGAGTGCCAACCAGGCGATCGAGTGAAGGATGTAATTGAAAGGGCTGGTGGACTACTTGAACATGCTGATCAAAATAGCATTAATTTAGCGATGAAATTAGAGGATGAAATGGTTTTATACTTTCCTGTTGTGGGAGAAGAAATAATTGATGTAACCAATGGGAGAGGAATAGGAGTAGAAAAAGGTGATGGGAAAATTAATATTAATAAAGCGTCTCAAAGTGAATTACAGACACTCACTGGAATTGGACCGTCTAAAGCGGATGCGATCATCGAATTTCGGGAGCAAAATGGACCATTTAAAGCCATTGAGGATCTTAAGAAGATTAGCGGGATTGGTGAAAAAACATTTGAAAAATTGAAAGATGAGATCTCGATTTGA
- the comER gene encoding late competence protein ComER, with protein MEIGIIGTGNMGRILIEALLDGKAVSSSSMIITNRTLIKAIAIQENYPDLCITQHIEEIGKRADLIFICVKPHDVYDVTRRLKPFLTKDKCVISITSPISVNQLESVLPCSVARVIPSITNRALTGVSLLTYGKNCEEQWKSRIKEVMGHISRPLEIKDEITRVASDIVSCGPAFYSYLTQRFIQAAVHETQIDQETATILASEMLIGLGELLRNGFYTLPTLQEKVCVKGGITGEGIKVLENEIGDMFEQLFQATHLKFEDDLAIVRGQYIK; from the coding sequence ATGGAAATTGGGATTATTGGTACAGGAAACATGGGGAGGATATTAATAGAAGCACTGCTGGATGGAAAGGCCGTTTCCTCTTCCTCCATGATCATAACAAATAGAACTCTAATTAAAGCAATTGCCATTCAAGAAAATTACCCAGATCTATGCATTACTCAGCATATAGAGGAGATTGGAAAACGAGCAGATTTAATCTTTATTTGTGTAAAACCCCATGACGTGTATGATGTCACAAGAAGGCTTAAACCGTTTCTCACAAAAGATAAATGTGTGATTTCGATCACAAGTCCAATTAGCGTTAATCAACTGGAGTCGGTTCTCCCGTGCTCTGTTGCCAGAGTTATACCGAGTATTACAAACCGGGCTCTTACTGGGGTTAGTTTATTAACATATGGAAAGAACTGTGAGGAACAATGGAAAAGCAGGATAAAAGAGGTAATGGGGCATATTTCCAGACCACTCGAAATCAAAGATGAGATTACCAGAGTTGCATCTGATATTGTTAGCTGCGGGCCTGCCTTTTATAGCTATTTAACACAACGATTTATCCAAGCGGCTGTTCATGAGACACAAATTGATCAAGAGACAGCGACAATATTGGCAAGTGAAATGTTAATCGGCCTTGGGGAGTTACTTCGAAATGGGTTTTATACATTACCAACTTTACAGGAAAAGGTTTGCGTGAAGGGCGGTATAACAGGCGAAGGAATTAAAGTATTAGAAAATGAAATAGGAGATATGTTTGAACAATTATTTCAGGCTACACACTTAAAGTTCGAAGACGACTTGGCTATTGTAAGAGGACAATACATTAAGTAA